One region of Macrobrachium rosenbergii isolate ZJJX-2024 chromosome 20, ASM4041242v1, whole genome shotgun sequence genomic DNA includes:
- the YL-1 gene encoding vacuolar protein sorting-associated protein 72 homolog isoform X1: MWNCTQNKSVIIMAATRDRRNNAGTKMAKLLEEEEEDDFYKTTYGGFEEEADDIDYQSEVEQDDEVDSDFSIDENDEPVSDQEDDGKGEKKKPRGRLVTKAYKEPKPVSKDTVPKVKEKKLPKKSSPFDPVTLEKKGIRKSTQLKSAETVKRQRERADLERRRAMKKRDKVPLYPRLTQEELLEEAKITEEINLKSLEKYELAELDRKKPKVVRRGFTTAFIRYQSTAMPLIQEIKSEEMETEEPSVDVDTQEHLGDSIDVLKASNINSENQLVRKTPSKPVEKCERSFITFSNEGTYKRVFRKIKPKVVQKNVCPITRLPARYFDPVTQLPYATLQAFRVLREAYYQQLEDKGDRNNKDVARWLAWRREYKKARASAQNIKPTVTPVQPATNSPTPVSVARPVTQAAPIPVSSAYTSAITFATTPTSTVTSVAAVAQILRSAVSATSAMPTTIPTTSIATVPATSLHIPRPAVTAVTNAQTGGGFTNLQGQTVQLVQTVGRNMGSAVRPSHQMVVVTSAGPAGGLQLGGANLLVQGGTGGTTNLLVQGSASGTVGNLQIVQAGGGSGVQVVQASQVVQGGRFTIRPVANQTFTNLQSLLK, translated from the exons ATCGGTTATCATAATGGCTGCTACTCGTGACCGTCGCAACAATGCTGGAACAAAGATGGCTAagttgttggaggaggaggaggaagatgatttTTACAAAACGACATATGGTGGATTTGAGGAAGAAGCAGATGACATTGACTATCA GTCAGAAGTTGAACAGGATGATGAAGTTGACTCTGACTTCAGTATTGATGAGAATGACGAGCCTGTCTCAGATCAGGAGGACGATggtaaaggagagaagaagaaacctCGAGGAAGGCTAGTAACAAAAGCTTACAAG GAACCCAAACCCGTCTCAAAGGACACTGTGCCAAAGGTTAAAGAGAAGAAGCTGCCAAAAAAGAGCAGCCCTTTTGACCCTGTAACTTTAG AGAAAAAAGGTATTAGAAAGTCAACACAGCTGAAGTCAGCGGAAACTGTGAAGCGACAGAGGGAGAGAGCAGATCTTGAAAGGAGGAGGGCAATGAAGAAGAGAGACAAGGTGCCTTTGTATCCAAGACTGACCCAAGAGGAACTGTTGGAAGAAGCCAAGATAACAGAAGAGATTAATCTGAAGTCTTTAG aaaaatatgAACTAGCTGAATTGGATCGTAAGAAACCCAAAGTTGTACGACGAGGCTTCACAACAGCATTCATTCGATATCAGTCAACTGCAATGCCTCttattcaagaaattaaatcagaagaaaTGGAAACCGAAGAACCTAGTGTTGATGTGGATACACAG GAGCATTTAGGAGACTCGATAGATGTTTTGAAAGCTTCCAACATCAACAGTGAAAATCAGCTGGTGCGTAAAACTCCCAGCAAACCAGTGGAAAAATGTGAAAGgtctttcattacattttctaatGAAGGGACATATAAGAGGGTTTTTCGTAAAATCAAACCCAAGGTAGTACAAAAGAATGTCTGCCCCATCACAAG GTTACCAGCAAGGTACTTTGACCCTGTAACACAGTTACCATATGCCACACTACAGGCTTTTCGTGTGTTGCGTGAGGCATACTACCAACAACTTGAGGATAAAGGTGATCGGAATAATAAGGAT GTAGCTAGATGGTTAGCATGGCGACGAGAATATAAGAAGGCGCGTGCATCAGCCCAAAATATTAAACCTACTGTAACTCCAGTGCAACCTGCGACAAATTCACCTACCCCAGTTTCAGTAGCACGACCTGTAACTCAGGCTGCTCCTATACCTGTATCATCGGCATATACATCAGCCATCACTTTTGCTACCACTCCCACCTCAACTGTCACTTCTGTTGCTGCTGTGGCACAGATACTTCGATCTGCTGTGTCGGCAACTAGTGCTATGCCAACAACTATTCCGACTACTTCAATAGCAACTGTGCCAGCAACCTCTCTTCACATACCTCGACCTGCAGTAACAGCTGTTACCAATGCGCAGACAG GTGGAGGATTTACCAATCTTCAAGGGCAGACAGTTCAGTTGGTGCAGACAGTTGGTCGTAACATGGGAAGTGCAGTGCGTCCAAGCCATCAAATGGTGGTTGTAACTAGCGCAGGTCCAGCAGGTGGTCTCCAGCTTGGTGGAGCCAATCTTTTGGTTCAGGGAGGAACAGGAGGTACTACAAATCTGCTGGTCCAAGGCAGTGCTTCCGGTACTGTTGGTAATCTTCAGATTGTCCAGGCTGGTGGAGGAAGTGGTGTGCAG
- the YL-1 gene encoding vacuolar protein sorting-associated protein 72 homolog isoform X2, translating to MAATRDRRNNAGTKMAKLLEEEEEDDFYKTTYGGFEEEADDIDYQSEVEQDDEVDSDFSIDENDEPVSDQEDDGKGEKKKPRGRLVTKAYKEPKPVSKDTVPKVKEKKLPKKSSPFDPVTLEKKGIRKSTQLKSAETVKRQRERADLERRRAMKKRDKVPLYPRLTQEELLEEAKITEEINLKSLEKYELAELDRKKPKVVRRGFTTAFIRYQSTAMPLIQEIKSEEMETEEPSVDVDTQEHLGDSIDVLKASNINSENQLVRKTPSKPVEKCERSFITFSNEGTYKRVFRKIKPKVVQKNVCPITRLPARYFDPVTQLPYATLQAFRVLREAYYQQLEDKGDRNNKDVARWLAWRREYKKARASAQNIKPTVTPVQPATNSPTPVSVARPVTQAAPIPVSSAYTSAITFATTPTSTVTSVAAVAQILRSAVSATSAMPTTIPTTSIATVPATSLHIPRPAVTAVTNAQTGGGFTNLQGQTVQLVQTVGRNMGSAVRPSHQMVVVTSAGPAGGLQLGGANLLVQGGTGGTTNLLVQGSASGTVGNLQIVQAGGGSGVQVVQASQVVQGGRFTIRPVANQTFTNLQSLLK from the exons ATGGCTGCTACTCGTGACCGTCGCAACAATGCTGGAACAAAGATGGCTAagttgttggaggaggaggaggaagatgatttTTACAAAACGACATATGGTGGATTTGAGGAAGAAGCAGATGACATTGACTATCA GTCAGAAGTTGAACAGGATGATGAAGTTGACTCTGACTTCAGTATTGATGAGAATGACGAGCCTGTCTCAGATCAGGAGGACGATggtaaaggagagaagaagaaacctCGAGGAAGGCTAGTAACAAAAGCTTACAAG GAACCCAAACCCGTCTCAAAGGACACTGTGCCAAAGGTTAAAGAGAAGAAGCTGCCAAAAAAGAGCAGCCCTTTTGACCCTGTAACTTTAG AGAAAAAAGGTATTAGAAAGTCAACACAGCTGAAGTCAGCGGAAACTGTGAAGCGACAGAGGGAGAGAGCAGATCTTGAAAGGAGGAGGGCAATGAAGAAGAGAGACAAGGTGCCTTTGTATCCAAGACTGACCCAAGAGGAACTGTTGGAAGAAGCCAAGATAACAGAAGAGATTAATCTGAAGTCTTTAG aaaaatatgAACTAGCTGAATTGGATCGTAAGAAACCCAAAGTTGTACGACGAGGCTTCACAACAGCATTCATTCGATATCAGTCAACTGCAATGCCTCttattcaagaaattaaatcagaagaaaTGGAAACCGAAGAACCTAGTGTTGATGTGGATACACAG GAGCATTTAGGAGACTCGATAGATGTTTTGAAAGCTTCCAACATCAACAGTGAAAATCAGCTGGTGCGTAAAACTCCCAGCAAACCAGTGGAAAAATGTGAAAGgtctttcattacattttctaatGAAGGGACATATAAGAGGGTTTTTCGTAAAATCAAACCCAAGGTAGTACAAAAGAATGTCTGCCCCATCACAAG GTTACCAGCAAGGTACTTTGACCCTGTAACACAGTTACCATATGCCACACTACAGGCTTTTCGTGTGTTGCGTGAGGCATACTACCAACAACTTGAGGATAAAGGTGATCGGAATAATAAGGAT GTAGCTAGATGGTTAGCATGGCGACGAGAATATAAGAAGGCGCGTGCATCAGCCCAAAATATTAAACCTACTGTAACTCCAGTGCAACCTGCGACAAATTCACCTACCCCAGTTTCAGTAGCACGACCTGTAACTCAGGCTGCTCCTATACCTGTATCATCGGCATATACATCAGCCATCACTTTTGCTACCACTCCCACCTCAACTGTCACTTCTGTTGCTGCTGTGGCACAGATACTTCGATCTGCTGTGTCGGCAACTAGTGCTATGCCAACAACTATTCCGACTACTTCAATAGCAACTGTGCCAGCAACCTCTCTTCACATACCTCGACCTGCAGTAACAGCTGTTACCAATGCGCAGACAG GTGGAGGATTTACCAATCTTCAAGGGCAGACAGTTCAGTTGGTGCAGACAGTTGGTCGTAACATGGGAAGTGCAGTGCGTCCAAGCCATCAAATGGTGGTTGTAACTAGCGCAGGTCCAGCAGGTGGTCTCCAGCTTGGTGGAGCCAATCTTTTGGTTCAGGGAGGAACAGGAGGTACTACAAATCTGCTGGTCCAAGGCAGTGCTTCCGGTACTGTTGGTAATCTTCAGATTGTCCAGGCTGGTGGAGGAAGTGGTGTGCAG